The genomic region aaaagaataCTGTAACACAATAACATACCCTCACAATTTCCTCGTATGTTTCATCATCGATCTCCATAGTTGTAATAATCTCTTCGACATCACCCAGGATCATATTCAAATGCTGATCATAAGCCTGCTAAATTCACATTACAAGAGACAAGTGGTGCTAAGgaatagttttaatttatttttgcaacaAATCCCACACGTACTTCTACTCAGAAtctagaaaatgaaaaagggaCAGGAACGCAATCACACTTATCCTCTGTCTTTTAGGCATTGCCATGAGGGCAACAGGCAGGATTTTGATGGATGTATCAACAATCACAAGAATTTTAAAGCTACCCTTTATGAAAAGTAGTCTTATGTGGATAGGTAGGAAAAACAATAGGTTGCTGCAGCCTGTTGGTGTTCGGCAAAGTCACATCTCAATCTTTACATAAAGATGGACAATCATAGCTCGTATGTTAAGAGCAAAATGAAGACCACAAGTTAGTAGAAACCACAGTACTTTAAGAATTATCAGCTTAAAAAATTCAGCTTGATCACTAAACTTAAAATCTAAAACCCAAGTGGTATTTATGGTGAAATTCTTGCGAGTATGGaggaataagaaaagaaaattatggatCAGAAATCATaaccaaaaaacaaacaatacaAAAGGTAAAAGAAAACCTAGCAATCAACCCAACATATTCAACTAGGATCAATGaacaagaagaacaaaacTTCCCCAAACCCTAATCGCCCACAGACCATCCTTCATCAACCGCACAGCTAATTTTGCTTAACCTCATCATTCCGCAACCACTAAATTACTACAGTTCGGTAAACAATTAAAACGCAATTTTCATATCTCCACGCAAATTAAGcataaataaaccacaacACCACACATATCCTTATAATATCAACAAGCACAGAAACTAACAgaagagagacagagagagcaACAGACAGACATGGAGCTTGCCACGGAGCTCGCGATCGTGACGAAGCTTGACGTAGATGCGTTCGTCGAGGCTGAGACGAATGAGGTCCAATGGCTCCTTCACTGCGCTCTCCTCTTCGCTccccatttttcttctttctttgctTTTCACTGCACCTCTTCGGCGCCCTTTTACTAAAACCCTCTATAAATCGCGGTACCTCTTAGCAGAATCGCTACTTTGTTATCGCGATTTCTCTTTCAACTTTTCTAAAAGAACgtgaaattattatcattatgacTATGGTCCTTCTCATGAATTTTGTagctttatttttatttaaaacactcaaaaattttatttgagataaaaaaaaataatatcttagaaaattttaaaagcatgttataatatacaaaacttgtttttaatcaAACAACACCTTGAATCTAAATTTAGTTTCTATTGACATGGTTCAAATATCGATGattttaatcttaaatttaaattttgggtGTATACGTTCTGGgaggaaaatataaaaaaaatattgaatttaaagtaaattataataaatttttctaaagtttgccataattataaatactcaatTGTCTTTGATAgagattaaataattattcttattcgaaaaattactaatattttttattttaatgattgtCCAACAACTAACTTAATCAATTCATGTTCATTAGGTTTCATCCATTGTGTTTGTAatgaactaaccaaaatgtCTTTATGaactatttaataattttacttacttttttcaaaattttcaatccaCATTTTCCGTGatcatttttatacatatatattttgattttctttaaaaaaaagaaaatacaaagttgacaatattttacctttattaaaaaattatataatttttctaaacaaCGAGGGTGTATTCATaaatatgtcaaatctcataaaaactcgttataatttacaataaatataagggtaaattgcattttaccctcCTGTATTTNNNNNNNNNNNNNNNNNNNNNNNNNNNNNNNNNNNNNNNNNNNNNNNNNNNNNNNNNNNNNNNNNNNNNNNNNNNNNNNNNNNNNNNNNNNNNNNNNNNNNNNNNNNNNNNNNNNNNNNNNNNNNNNNNNNNNNNNNNNNNNNNNNNNNNNNNNNNNNNNGGGGTGGaggagaggggggggggggggggggggttggtgttaatttttctcaaaataatatttcttttacaattatattttttattaataaaatttgaatctttaatttttttttataaatttaagatccAACAGttaagatttatttataaaatttaaaggctatgatataatcaatatagATTCATTagtcattaaataaaaaataatatatattaagttagAGTGTAACGGTCATTTTGTGAAAACTTAACATCATTAGTTAGATTTAAGGGATATGGGCGATCAAACTAAGTTTAAGAAAACACAGATAgatttttagcctattttcaaaatagaaaaaaaaaatttagcaaactttttaaaatacattagtTTTGATGCATTTTAgcctaaatttaataatattcctAAATTTATTCATCCTTTCCTCATTAGAGCACATCAATTTGTGATCTTTAGCATCAACTTGTCCTATTTTATACGCCTCCCTCCAGACCCAAAAACTATATACATTAGGTGAGGTTCCATATACCAACTATGTCCCTCACAAGTTGCAGAAAGTGTAATAGTACAACCTATACAATACTTTTATTTGCTGTTGacgtgtatatatgtatataatataagccTTTCTTGTGGGAGATGCGTGTGTTTGTAGTGTGTCTCATATGAAAAAATGTGGCATGTGGACCCATGGATAATTGGATTCTCATTTCTCCTAATACATTGCATCTTCAACAACCCTTTTCACTACTTTGCATCACCCCTTTGCAATTTGTCTTAAACAATTTTtccctaataattattttattctccaCCTCCGAGTCCGACCcagcatattttctttttattgtttcttgtTCAATAAGAGGCTTCACCGAGGTTTTGGGATGTAATGGTTTCACCTTTGGACCTTCATTTCAGGTTGAGTGCAAACTCCAATCTTGATTTGCGCTTCTTCAGTTTTAAAGTAAGTTCTTGACCATAAAGTGCAACTCTTTCTTCCCCCCCTTGTATTTTGGTGTAAAGATTGCTGCTTTTTCGGGGTATTTTGGCGAAACATTGAGTATGTTTGGTTATTTCTGGTGATTGGAGATTTGCTTTTTGTATATGAATGGATGATATTTTATGGGTTCTTTCCATTTGTAAAAACTCGCGAAAGGGTTGATCTGAGTTGATGATTAGAATTTTGACATAGGCGTCTTGGATTGTGGTTTAGGAGTCTTATGTGGTTGTTTCTGAGGAATAGCGATGAATTGAGAGGACAGATGAGGCTGTGTGTGCAAGGACAGATGGGTTTTGAGGATGTAAGACAGCTTGGAATTTAGGGGTTTTAAGGATCTTGCTAAAGAGTGTCTTCACAGAGTGAAGATTGGGGTTGTGTGTGCACAATTTGATTGGTTGAGGTGAATGTGTTTTGTGTTTGATCTAAAGCTGTTTTATAAGGGATTATGGAAGGAAATCTGTCCTCGAGGAATACGATGCAAGGTGATGGTTCTTTTGGAGGTTTTGATTTGCAAGGCCCGATTTTAGTTCATCATCACCAACAACTTAACTCTCATCCTAGACAAGGATCATCGATGCTTAATCATGAGAATTTCCCCCTTACAATGGGGAGCAGTCGAGATTGTGATCATACTGTTTCGGTGGCTGAGTATAATAAACTGGAGAGAGGGAAAATGGTGAGCGATGAGGATGAGCCAAGCTTTGTGGAAGGTGTTGCAGATGGTCGAAATGATCCAAGCAAAGGGAAGAAAGCTTCTATGTGGCAACGCGTCAAGTGGACAGACACGATGGTCAGGCTGTTAATTACTGCTGTTTCTTACATAAGTGAGGAAGCAGCTGCTGAACATGGGGGCGGTTCAGGGAggaaatatacaaatttacagaaaaaggGGAAGTGGAAATCTGTCTCGAAGGTCATGGCTGAAAGGGGTCATTTCGTTTCACCTCAGCAATGTGAGGATAAATTTAACGACCTCAACAAACGATACAAGAGGCTGAACGAGATCCTCGGGAGAGGAACTTCGTGCGAGGTTGTTGAGAATCCTGCACTTCTAGATATGATGGATCACATTTCTGAGAAAGCAAAGGAGGAGGTTCGAAAAATTTTGAGCTCAAAGCATTTGCACTACGAAGAGATGTGTTCTTACCATAATGGGAACCGTTTGCATCTGCCTCCTGACCCTGAATTGCGGCGTTCTTTGCAATTGGCTCTTAGGAGTAGAGATGATCATGATGATAATGATGTGAAAAGGCATCCGCATGAAGATAACGATGAGGTTGATCAAGAAGCTGAATTTGATGACCATGGTGAAAGTGAGGATAATCAGGCCCTACCTGGGGATCACCGGGCATATGGACTGCCTGGGAACCCTGCAAAGAGGGTGAAACACTGTCAGGGTCATGAGGATTTTAGTTTCAGGAGTTGTTTGAATTCTGTAGATTGCAACaaaactttcaattttcagGCAGAAAATGCCGATTCTGATGCAAACCAAGCTACTGGCGATGGCCCAAAATCAAACGCCATGTTACAGAAGCAGTGGATGAGTCATCGGAATCTTCAGTTAGAAGAACAAAGGCTACACATAGACCTGCAAATGTTGGAACTGGAGAAAGAGAGGTTCAAATGGCAGAGATTTTGTCGGAAAAAGGATCGAGAATTAGAGATGATGAAGATGGAGATTGAGAGAATGAAACTCGAGAATGAACGTATGGCTTTGGAGCTGAGACGAAAGGAGATGGGCATCGACAACAATTAAACTCCTCCTTTCTTGACAAACCCCATCAACCATTGAGGGGTATATTTGATGATGCATTACACCAGTTTCTCTTGTGTATATGTTTCAGTTCTGGCTTATGATCATGCTTGTATCATTCATAGCATTGACTGTAGTTTTATACATATTGTAGGGAATACTTGTGCGGTTGAGGAACTTGTGTCATTTGTGGTTGTTACCGTATCAGACACGGGCTTCTGTTTTTGCACATCTTTCTTAACGATTTTCTGTGGTACTTGGTGGTATAGCAATTCAAGTGCATTTAGCTGATGAAAGATTCACATTCGTCATTTGtatctttttcttgaattgatGACGCTAATTTTGCTGTCGTAGGTTGTCCGTTCAAGACTAACTCTatgtttaagaaaaaaatacttgtATATACGACAAGTGTGTAAAGATGAGTTTAGTTGAATGAAACGATTTAGCAGAGTTTCAAATGGcttaaaattttgcaaatagTGGTTGTGGTCAATTATTCCAATTCAACGACGAAGAAAAACTTACCCATATTTGTGACTCACGACTCCGACATCAGTAACAATGTTTAAATAGAGACAAGTAGAAAAACAGAATACATTGAATTCCCATTGGTGGGCTATTTGATGGTGCAGTGCACAGCTCATAACAGAATTGGTTTTTCTGAATTTGGGCTTTGAGAGTGGTTGTTACTTTGGTGCATATGGACCCCAACACACTCCCATTCATCCTTTTCATGGGCCTCTCACCACTTACTTGTTTGTCTGTTTTAATTGAGCATCCCATTTTTcgttttttcttcaaaaattccAACTCCTAACCTATTTTTCACActttatattttcatgtttgtttcttttgccAATAATGATGGGACTTGGGAGTGTGGGGCTGTacctttcttttatcttttctttttttttttaattttaattttaactctTGTCTTGACTACTTGTAAGTATAAACATCTATATCTatcttcaattattatttgaattcaaatcATTTATCACTTCAAATATTGCATTCAAAAGGCACGAAATTACGATGAACGCTCCCCgatttcaatcaaattaaattttaataataaataatatttatttgatgggACTTTCCAGGTTTAATTAACCTTCTCTTTCTCCGAATCAAGAGAAGAATGATTATCTCCTCCTCCATTTTTACACTCTTTTCATAgttgattattaaaatttataaaataattgcaatcgattcacttaaaaaaaaaaaaaaataaagacttTCTCGATGAATTTAGGCAGTAGAAACATTTTCCCCCAAACAATTGAAACAAGGGTGACCAAATTGGACCATGTCACGACGAGTTTTAGTGAAAGAAACTTGTTTCGAGATAGattgttttttcatttgtttggtaagcacaacaaagtGTTCGCTtcaatctaatattttattcaaggagtaattacacatttttttaaaaaaaaaattgatgtaattacattgTGACTccttatgatttaaaatttgataccCTTGACGTTTGTTTCTATCCAATAAATAGATccattcattagtcaaaatttactgatcttatatgacaaaaaaaaattgaatgaaattctATATTAACATTCGATTGactcattattaatttattgcacgtcaaataaatttttatgagcATACTATCATTATAAGCGTAAAGATATATTTTGTCACATACATTAACATACGaagatgtataaaaataatttaattagaaaaaaattggagaGTTGGCAGGCATGAATAAACACACATACAATGTCGAACTATTTCTGAATTATTATTCCAATCCACATGGGTGAGGCCCTcaacccccacccccacccccaccccccatcCTTTGTCTAATCATAATCCCAAAAGAGTGGCTATAATATGGTATTCGCCACACGCATGTCCACTAATTCTACAtttaatcatcatcatcattcttGTTAGGTActactttttatattcttctataattttgcccaaaaattaaacaattaaataaaacaaaaactctTAGAATAATGTTTAATctcatcatttaaaaatacagaatattaatataatttttgtcacttgctattttataattgactttataataattgatttgcaTTATCGAGTTTCTGAAAACATTGAACTTTGCCATATAATTAAACATGGGTGgtgagattttatttttattcgaattgattttgataattaatatataaattattataagttttaatataGGTCAATAATTCGAGTAGGCGCAATGCcataaattacttaaaaaccttcaaataaataattatcggACAAAAACTAATGTATATACGTTGTTACCTAACAATCCCGTAATATATAACCCTAGCTAGATAGCACGATCATGTCTATCTTCATGCAACACAgaccttatatatatattattaatcgTGAGACAATTAGCATCTAAAGTTGTTGTCtaataaagtaattaattacttcTAATAGACGAGCTTATAATCTGTGTGATACAATTTACTCAGCCACATCATGCAATACATTCATATTCtaaagtttaattaatcatatcaataattttgttctCCTACTATCATTTAgaaaataggaataattataccGTCATTCCCTGATAATTTGGtgttattacatataaatttattatagttcGAAAAACTGCATCTATATATTGCCTCTGATGTTTAtttctatctaataaatagatccatCCGTTAGTTTAATTCACCGAATGAATGAAAATACATATTGACTTTAGATAGACacattattgacttattacaaatcaaatgaATCTTGTgatcaaattatgtttataaaGGTGTATAAAGATAGTTTCGtcagaaaagatttatttgattggcaataaatcagtaataagtcaatttgggataagtatgattttatattaagttaattatagAGACAAGAGATGGTTGTGTGCAGATACATAAGCATGCATGTGATGTGGTTTAGAATGATGATTACAGTACGTAGCACTCTCACATGCTCCCATGTTTTCACATTAAATCTCTACTTAGGGACAGTTTatcaattttccttttttggctatttaatTGGGAAGAAGCTGCCTTTTTGATTTCCCACTTAATGGTGCAATTAAGTAAATGCACATGCTTGTCTGCGGTATACCTTCCTAATCACACTATGTTTCACTTACTTGTCAATTACAATTAACTACACTAAAATTAACCAATAGgggttaaaataattattcttttaaagttaaaaatatttttatttttttccaagtcagaaaaaatgatttattatattatttgatataagaaagataaaaaaaaaacacccacatacatatacattttcacatatGTGAATGTCAAAATCAGGTGTCCTTCGttaggaaaataaaagattcaagATGTACCGACTGCAATGCTACtaatatatgaaaagaattaatctaaatccaattaaatagaACCAATACGACAGCCAGTTATAACAattattgtgtgattgatttaaatttgtaaaataggATAAcaagataattaaataaggtgaaataaaatttacatgcaTGCATTATTACCATGATATGgagatatatatttcaataattagtagcatagtatatatatatatatacagagagagagagagagtgtgtgtgtgtgtggtgacTATGTGGGTAGAACCACTCATTCTTGCAAGTGGGCTcccaaagaacaaaaagaatttattgtaaattgccttctcttatttatatatggcCACTATTAAATTACAATCTCACTCAAGAAAAAGGgagaaaatatgtataaaaatgtGCAAGAATCAAGTTGTGTGTGGGTGCTTAGCTAATGggagataaaattgaaaaggggGTTAAATCCACATGGATGACACATGATTTATGCCAATATTCACATGCCCACCATGTTCAATTAAACCCTTTGTGTGCATGTAACTTTTTCTACATGGCCCATCATAAATTTTGGACTAGACAACTCATATTGCTCCATCTCACCACTCCTAGCTAAtgtaatttactaattttatgCGTATCGAAGTTCAATAATACTAGATAGCAGAAggatttttattataactgttctcattttatctttatattttgtcaattatttcaccattattcttacattattttaaattcttttattattctttcatCAAAtctattattgatttaatatcAGAGTATTAATTCTTGTTTGTCATAGTAGTCCTCCTTTgatcttcaaatttttgtgGAACTCCTTCGACTATTGTAGTGCTATTGAATTCCAATACATATCATAGTTGTTGGGcacatcaattaattaatgatttcccatctaatattttttggcaaagttatttaaaaattatatatatacggaGAATTTCATATGTCCACGTGTAAGTATATGCTCCTATGGTAATATACTTTGATAAGTTGAAGGAAAAAGAtagtgtaattaaataaatacatagtcctatattttttgtatgtgGGATGTGAAAGCTAATGATTATGATAATAGTGTAATGTTGATAATTTGCATGTGGAAGGTTAGATACTTTAGTGGGAATAATAGATAGATGAAAGGAATGTAAAAAAGAGAGGACCCCCTTTTTAGAAATGGGATGAATTAAAGCAACTTAATAAGCATTTTTTTTGTGCTGTAAAAAGACTCTATAATGCTTCTCTCTCAAAAGTGCCTCCTTTTTCAACTTGTTTCCATTATTTCTGTGTCCACCCATTAATGTTGAGTTCTTATGAATAAATTCGAATTTTACTGAATGTGTGAATATTAATCTCACTTTATGAGagttattgaattattataatttgtcgTTGTTCTTAttcatattgatgtattgattgagTCGGTATAATTTGTTACTATACTtagttatattgatatattagttGAATCGATATATTACTCAAATTAACAGCTAGACTTGGAATCCCCACTAACTCAACTAACAACCAGGCTGACGTAAAATAACatagcaagaaaaaaaaaccgtAATAcgttgaaaaaatattatgtacaaAAACATGATATATCGTACATGTTGAAGCTCTTGAACCTCAACTTTTAACCTTAAAGCTCTTTACCTTGAACCTTCAAGTTTACATGGGGTTGTGTGATATatacttttcttaaattatctgaaatttaatttgtttttaataaaaatatcaattatattacaaaatacatcGACTAAATACTCATca from Sesamum indicum cultivar Zhongzhi No. 13 linkage group LG3, S_indicum_v1.0, whole genome shotgun sequence harbors:
- the LOC105159404 gene encoding sm-like protein LSM3A — encoded protein: MGSEEESAVKEPLDLIRLSLDERIYVKLRHDRELRGKLHAYDQHLNMILGDVEEIITTMEIDDETYEEIVRTTRRTVPFLFVRGDGVILVSPPLRTAI
- the LOC105159405 gene encoding uncharacterized protein LOC105159405, with product MEGNLSSRNTMQGDGSFGGFDLQGPILVHHHQQLNSHPRQGSSMLNHENFPLTMGSSRDCDHTVSVAEYNKLERGKMVSDEDEPSFVEGVADGRNDPSKGKKASMWQRVKWTDTMVRLLITAVSYISEEAAAEHGGGSGRKYTNLQKKGKWKSVSKVMAERGHFVSPQQCEDKFNDLNKRYKRLNEILGRGTSCEVVENPALLDMMDHISEKAKEEVRKILSSKHLHYEEMCSYHNGNRLHLPPDPELRRSLQLALRSRDDHDDNDVKRHPHEDNDEVDQEAEFDDHGESEDNQALPGDHRAYGLPGNPAKRVKHCQGHEDFSFRSCLNSVDCNKTFNFQAENADSDANQATGDGPKSNAMLQKQWMSHRNLQLEEQRLHIDLQMLELEKERFKWQRFCRKKDRELEMMKMEIERMKLENERMALELRRKEMGIDNN